The nucleotide sequence CTCAACCTGACCGGCAGCGGCAACGAAACCGCCGCCCACCTGCTGGCCCTCAACCGCACCACGCTCATGTGGTGCGCCTTCGAGGGCCGGCCCACCATCCTGCGCCTCTACGGCACCGCCACCACCTACCACCCCCGCGACGCCGAGTGGGCCACCCTGCTCCCGCTGTTCCCGCCCCTGCCCGGTGCCCGCCAGATTCTGGTCGTCGACGTAGACCTGGTGCAAACCTCCTGCGGCATGGCCGTCCCCTTCCTCGACTTTCAAGCCGAGCGCGACGAGCTAAACAACAGCATGGCCAAGCGCGGCCCCGAGCAGGTAGCGCAGTACTGGCACACCCGCAACACCCGCAGCCTCGACGGCAAGCCCACCGGCATCTGAGCCGGACCAGCGGCATGGGCCCGCAACCAGTGCGCCGCCCGCTAACAGCCAATCAAACACCCCTCCCCCAACCTCCTCCGCCACTCCGGCCCTGCCCAGCTCCTGCAAATGCTGGAGAAACTGGAAAACATAGCCGGCGGGTTGAGTTGCATTCGGGGGACGTTGAAACGGTCTTTGTCAAGGTGACTTAACTCCAAGCAGCCTCGCTATTTTCCATATTTCAGCTGAATATTATCACCGTTTTTTATTTTTATGCTTTTTTATTTTCAGTAATGATGCATTTGCATTTGGTATATACTTAGAATTTCCTTTACTAACACCCAAGTCAATTGACTTAGTATTCTTAATGCTTTTTTCGAAATCAAGCATTTCTATTTTAAATATATCATTGATATTAGAATCATAAAAATTGTCTATTATTTTCCATACAACAGAATCGGCACTACTAACAAATTTTCGTTTTTCTACATAAGACCCATTAAATTCCAGCTTAGATTCGGGCGCAACAACCATGGATTCAATTACTAAATTATTGAAACCAAGTGCATAGTCAGCCAATACTTTAACTTCGAATATTAAATTATTGTTTGACAAATAACTTTTAGCACCAATATCGGTTTTATACAGTATTCCTACACCAACAGCAACAAACAAGATACCAGAAACACTAATTATATCATTGCTATTTTTAAATAAAAAAAATTGCTGTATTTCAGAAAATAATAAATCACTCTCAATTGACACTTCACCTATAATATATCTTGGATTAGCAAAAGCTATTGCTTCGTTAATTTCTTTTATTTTTTCTTTAAAAATTAAATAAAACAAATTCCTAAACTCGTTTTTCTCTTTTAGGAATATTATTAATCCCTCAGGACTTATTCCTTTTATTGGAGCATAATGCTCAGACACAAAGCCACCTAGTGTACTGTAAAAAGAAAACTTTTTGTCTAAAACATTATACTCCATTAAATCTTCAATTAGATGTTCATGAAGATCATTCCTAGTAGCGTCTAAACTAATAGATTTTGTGGATTGAGTATTTTTCTTATCAAGCCCAAATGCTTTGCTATCGTTACTAATAAAGACAAGTTCAGTATCATTAGCACCAAGCACTCCTGACATAAAATCTAGAACTGTCTCCCATACTAAGCTATCCTTAAATTCTCTCTCACTTGTGCCATTAAACGGCCTTCTTTTAGCCATAGACCGTTTTGCAAGTCTAGCTGTAAACTCACCATGACTAATAACTTTAAAGTTATCATACCCAAACTGTCTTTGCAACCATGTCAAATAGCGTTGTCCTTCAGCATCATAATCAAGATTTACTATCTTTAGTACAGGTGTATCAACCAATATAGAACCAAACAACTTGCTATTGTCTTCGTAGTTTTTATGCTTTGTTTTTAAGGCATTTACATAATTATTCAATACTTCATCCCATACTATTTGAGGAACGTATATTCTTGCATTAGTTCGTCTTACATATTCTAAAAATGCTGTCGAATCAGCATTTCTAAACATCCAGTCGGAGTATACAATATTAGTATCTATTATTATTTCCATTTTATTCTTTCAAGGCTATACTATTGAGTTAGCCACTATAATACGAACAAGTTGCTTCTCTATCCTAAACTGTACTCGATAAGTTGTATCAAGTAGGTGTCTTACACACTAATAATGCTCAGCCTCTACATCACACTCCCCTTCTGGCGCGAATTTAGTTCGGCGTAACTTGTAACCAGCTAGAATGTTGCGCTTTCACTGCCGCCCCAGCAACAAACCGATACCGCCCCAAAACAAAGAAAGGCCCCGCCGCAACCGCGCCGGGGCCTTTCTCATGCCCAATAATCGTCAGGCTCCCCCTCTCCACGGGAGAGGGGGCCGGGGGGTGAGGCCCCTACCGCACCACCCAGCGCCCTTCCCCATCCAGCTGCTCCTGCACCACCAGCAGGTAGGGCGCATCGGCCGCCCCCAGCTTGCTGTAATCCGGCAGATGCACCTCCGCCTTGTTCTTCACCACCAGCCCCTGCCCCGCTTCCGGCAGCGCCGCCGGGGTGGCCGCCGTGTAGTAGCGCAGCGTCAGGCCCCGGCCACTGCGGTTGCCCAGCATGGGCGCCACCACGCCCGCCTCGCGCCGGTCGTACACCAGCGCCGGCTTGCCCGGCAGCGTCGCGCCCCGGTACTCCGGCACCCGCCGCGCCGCCGTCCGCACAATGCGCCGCACCGCTTCGTATTGCAGCACCAGCTCCGGCTGGGCCAGCTGCTGGGCCTTCACAAACGGGTCCAGTTGGGTTTCCAGCAGCTCCGAGGCCGCCAGCACCAGCTCCGGCAGCGTCTCGGTGGCCGCCTTGGTGCCCGTCTCAATCTGCCGCGCCTCGCCCTGCGTGGCCAGCAGCTCCGCTAGGTCGGTTTGCAGCGTCTGGCGCACCTGCGGGTCGTAGCCCGCATCGGCCAGCTCCGATTCGTCAATGGTGCCCACTGCCGCATCCACCTTCCGGTCCCGCGTCACGCCCGTCGTGGAGTGGTCTTGGGCCGCGGCCACCGCCTCAATGCGGGCCACCAGCGCCGCCAGCGCATCACGGCCCTGTGCAATTTTCTTAATTACCACCAGCGGCACGCCCGCTTCCGCAAAGAAGCGCAGCACCGCCGCATACATCGTCACCTGGTTTTGTTGTTTGGTAGTCATAAATAAGCGTAAAGGAGTAAATGAAGGATTTCCGGCCGGTCAGAGCCAGCGGCAAAATCTACTATTTTTTTATATAACAAAACATCTATACTACATTAGCCACCCTCTTATCTTACCATATCCTCGATTCCCCCAGCTGCCACTTGGCATCTGCCACTTACCAGACAGCATCCACCGCCTGCCAGGTAGCATCTTCTGCTTGCCAGACGTCATCCACCGCCTGCCAGACACCATCTTCTGCTTGCCAGACGTCATCCACTGCCTGCCAGATAGCATCCACCACTTGCCAGCTAGTATCCACTGCCTGCCAGTTATCATCCACTGCCTGCCAGATAGCACCTACCGATAAGCACAGGCCACTACCCAGGAAAACCACGCCGCCTCCAAATCCACTACCGCCGCCGTTACCGTACCTTGTAGCCCCTTTCTCTGCCAACACCGCACAACGCCTTTTTTCGGCGCTCTATGATTCTACGCTTACTCGATATCCGGGCCCAGTATGAGCCCGACCTCCACCTGCTCCGCTTTCAGTGGCACCCCACGCAACCCGGCCTCCGCCACTTCCGGGCCAGCATGAACCGTGTAGCCCAACTCGTGGAGCAGGGCACCGTCCACAGCGCTATCCTCGACCTGCACCAGCTCCCCAACCTCGGCCTGGAAGAGCAGTTCTGGCTCACTACTACCTGGCTGCCGCGCGTGTCCGTGCCCGCCATCCAGCAGATTGCCCTCGTGCTGCCCACCAGCAACATGTACAACCAGATGGTCGTGGAAAGCCTCATCCGCGTCAGCCGCCACTTCATCCACTACGACATCCAGTTCTTCGCCAACATCGAAAGCGCCCTCGACTGGTCGCTTGGCGACGCCCGCGCCTCCGCCCTGCCCCAGCTTCAGCACGCCTGGCACCACGCCCCCGCGCCGCCCCAGCTCCAGCCCGTTCCTGTTTCTATAGCGAGCTAAGCCCCCATGGAGACGCAATATCTTGCGTCTCGTAGTTGCTGACGTTGTTTAGCTCCCTCAGTTCGCCTCAGTCGCTCAACGCCAAGACGCGAAGTGTCGCGTCTCTACAACCGCCCACCGTCGTCTGGCTCCTCTCTCCACGGGAGAGGGGACCGGGGGGGTGAGGCCGCAAAATGCAGCGGCTCCTACCCGAGCGGACAGCGTGGATTCAACCGAACCCATCGATTCTTAGCCGGCAGCAAACGCCACGATGGCAATAAACACCGCCAGCAGCACCCCAAACACCACCTGACCCATCCGGCCGAGACGCTTGAAGAAGCGCACCACGGCCCCATCATCGGGCTTGGCCTCAAATAATTTCGGGGTTTCCAACGTGCGCTGCGAAGGCGCTTCCGCCTCTATCTCGGCGCGGCGAGTGCGCTTCTGCTGCCACTGATCAGCGCCCGTGTTGTGCGCCTCATCGGGGGTGAAATCTTCTTCCGGGATAGTATTTGCCATCCTTATCGTACGACCACCCAGCCTGTTTGAGTTGCATCTGCCCCCCACAGGCGTCCCCAGCCCCCATCTGACGCAGGTTTTGCGCCCCCTACTTCCCCCAAGCCTCCACACCCCTCCGAAACCCTTCCATCTTCCCTTATCCCGCTTCCCTAGTCATAGCCAACAAAACCCCGTCCCGCCCGCTGTCGTCTGGCTCCCCCTCTCCACCGGAGAGGGGGCCGGGGGGGTGAGGCCACTCGTTGCCCAACGTCATCAGAAGAAGACTAAGAGTGAGGCCCTATTCTCCCGATCTATTCCTATCCTTGCGGCCGCCTTTCCCCTGCTGATCCGCCATGACCCACTACCTCCTCATCAACTGCCCCGACGAGCCGGGCCTGGTGTACCGCATCACCGAAGTGCTCTACCGCCACGGCCTCAACATCCTGCGCAACGGCGAGTTCGTCGACCGCCACGACCACCATTTCTTCATGCGCACCGAGCTCGAAGGCCCCTGCGAGCCCGCCCGCCTGCTCGCCGACCTGCAAACCGCCCTGCCCCACGCCACCATCCGCCTCCGCGACGACCGGCCCCGCCGCATCGTGCTCATGGCCACCAAAGAGCACCACTGCCTCTCCGAGCTGCTGCTGCGCCACTTCTTCGGCCAGTTGCAGGCCCAGGTGCTGGCCGTCATCAGCAACCACGACAACCTGCGCAACCTCACCGAGCGCCTCGGCGTGCCCTACCACTACCTCAGCGCCGAAGGCCTCTCCCGCGAAGCCCACGAAGCCGCCGTGCTCCAGCAAATCGACGCCTACGACCCCGACTACGTGGTGCTGGCCCGCTACATGCGCATCCTCTCGCCCGAGTTTGTGGCCCACTTCCCGGCCCGCCTCATCAACATCCACCACAGCTTCCTGCCGGCTTTTGTGGGGGCCAGCCCCTACGCCCAGGCCTACGCCCGCGGCGTCAAAAGCATCGGCGCCACCGCCCACTTCGTCACCGACCAGCTCGACCAGGGCCCCATCATCACCCAGAGCGTCATCCCCACCGACCACACCCACAGCGCCCTCGACATGGCCCAGGCCGGCCGCGACGTCGAGAAAATCACCCTGGCCCGCGCCCTCACCTTGGTGTTCCGCGAGCAGGTCTTCGTCCACCGCAACCGCACCATCGTCTTCGAATAGACAGGCGAGAGCAGCACTGCCAATGGCTGCTATCCTTCCAAACGTCGTCAGGCTCCTCCTCTCCACGGGAGAGGGGGCCGGGGGGGGGGGTGAGGCCCTCGTAAAAGCCTAAAGGACAAGGCCCCAATTCTGTTATCTTGTAGCAGCATTGCTGCGCGCAGAATACCCCATTGGCCTCCAAGCTTTCTGCCCGATGACGACCTTCCCCCTTGTTTCCGGCGCCTTGGCGCTGGCGCACCTGGCCATTGCGGGCTGGGTGCTGCGCTGGCTCTGGCAACACTACCGCCCTGGCTCGGGAACCGCCCCCGCCAGCATCGTCGCCGAAGGCACCATTGTGGCCCTCGAAACCGACGCCCAGCGCTGGCTGGAAGAGTTTCCAGTAGTGCGTTTCCAGGGCCGGCAGGGCCAGTGGCTTACGCTGCGCTGCCACCGCAAGTGCCGCGCCGCCCGCTTCATCACCGGCCAGAAGGTAACCGTGCGCTACCCGGCCCCCGCCCCCGAGCAGTTCGTGATTCTGAGCCGGCTGGGCCTGCTGTTGCTGTAGCCTGACCCTATCACAAACAAGCCAGCCCGGCTCCCGCAGCCCACCCGAAGGCAGCAGCGGAAATCGGGCCGGCTCATGCGTGGCTCGCTGTTAGCGTTGGCGGCGGTAGGGCAGGTACTGGTGAGGCTCAAACACTTCGGCCGCAGCACCAATACCGCCGTGGGCGGCGTAGAAGGCAGCCATGGCCGTTTCCAGGGCTTGGCGGTCGTCCAGCGGCATATCTGCAAACACGTCTTGGGCATCCAGCGGGGCGGCCAGCGCGCTCAGGCGGCAGCGGCCCACTCCAAACGGGTGCTCAACGAACAGACTGGCGCCATCCTGCGCCAACTGGTCGTGCTGGTAGCGCCAAGCGTCGCTGAATGGGGGTCGGCTGGCGCCCTGCGCCGGGTCAGTGGGGGCAAAGCCGAGGCTTCGCAGATACAGGTCGTTCATGGTTCTTGGTGTTTAGTTGTTCATTGTTAGTTGTCAGTTGTCAGCAGCTATTGGCGCGAGCTGGCCATCAATGACGGAAGCACAGCTGGCCTCAGTCCCGTGAATCAGCCCTGGCAACGAGCAACTGACAACTACGCCCCCTACCCTTCCGCCGCCCAGTTCACCTGGCGCAGCAGCACCCGGAACTCGGCCTCCGAGGCCAGCCGGCCCTGGAAGCTGTAGAGCAGCTGGCTGTCCACGTTTTCAAGCAGCGTCAGCTCGCCGTCGTCGTAGAGCACGATGGTTTCGAGGCCGCAGGCGCTGGGGCGGCTGAAGCGGGCCTGCCGGGGCGGCGAGGCGTAGCGCGTGAAGCCCAGCGCGAGCAGCAGCTCGGTTGTGGGCTGGTAGAAGGCAGACATGAGGGAATCCCGTAGCTGGGGCGCCCCACCAGACAATGGAGCGAGAAGGTAGCGCCAACCCGCACAGCGCGGCAGACGGCAGCGGCCCAATGCCCCACCGGGGCTGGCCTTTCCTCCAAGGTACGCTTAATTATCCCGGCAGTGGGGCAGCGGCGGCCACTGGCCACCTTCGCGCTGGCGCGTACCCGCCTCCGTTCGTACCTTTGCCCCTGCTTATGCGCCTTACCCCACTCTATACGTTCAAGCTCACCCCACCCTGAGGACTGGCCTGCTTACCCTGCGCCGCCGCTTCCTGCCCGGAAGTGGGCGGCTTTTGTTTTGCCCAAACCCGTCAATTCTCAGCTGTTTATGTTTCAGGTTCTGCCCTATCTGGCTCAGTACAAAATCAACGTTAAAAACGAAATTCTCGCTGGTCTGACCACCGCACTGGCCCTGGTGCCGGAAGTGGTGGCCTTCGCCCTGCTGGCCCACATCAGCCCGCTGGTGGGCATCGGCTCGGCCTTTGTCATCTGCCTTATCACGAGCGTATTTGGCGGCCGGCCCGGCATGATTTCGGGCGCGGCCGGCTCGGTAGCCGTCGTGATTGTGGCCCTGGTGGCTCAGCACGGCGTGGAGTACCTGTTTCTGGCCGTGGCCCTGATGGGCGTGCTGCAGATTGCCGTGGGGCTGCTGCGCTTCGGCAAGTTTATCCGGCTGGTGCCGCAGCCGGTGGTGTACGGCTTCGTCAACGGACTCGCCGTTATCATCTTCATGGCCCAACTGGAGCAGTTCAAGGTGCCTGGCGCGGGCGGCGAAGAGCAGTGGCTGCAGGGCACCCCGCTCCTGCTGATGCTCGGGCTGGTGGCCCTCACCATGGCCATCGTCTACCTGCTACCCAAGCTCACGAAGGCCGTGCCGGCTTCGCTGGTGGCCATTATCGTGGTGTCGGCGCTGGTGATTGGGGGCAACCTCGACACCAAGTCGGTGGGCGATATTGCCTCCATCAAGGGCGTGCTGCCCACGCTGCACTGGCCACAGGTGCCCCTGACCTGGGCTACGCTGGCGCTGGTGCTGCCCTACTCCGTTATCATGGCGCTGGTGGGCCTCACCGAAAGTCTGCTGACCCTGACCGTGGTGGACGAAATGACCGACACACGCGGCCACGGCAACCAAGACTGCGTGGCCCAGGGCCTGGCCAACGTGGCCTCGGGCCTCACCGGTGGCATGGGCGGCTGCGCCATGATCGGGCAGACGATGGTGAACCTGGAATCCCGGGGGCGCGGGCGGCTGTCGGGCGTGGTGGCGGCCCTGGCGCTGGCGCTGTTTGTGGTGGCCGGCTCCTCCCTCATCGAGCAGCTGCCGCTGGCCGCGCTGGTGGGCGTGATGTTTATGGTGGTGATTGGCACCTTCGAGTGGGCCAGTTTGCGCATCCTGCGCCGCATGCCCCGCGCCGACGTGCTGGTGATGCTGCTCGTGACGCTGGTCACGGCCGTGTCGCAGAACCTGGCGCTGGCCGTGCTGCTGGGCGTGGTGATTTCGGCGCTGGTATTTGCCTGGGAAAACGCCAAGCGCATCCGGGCCCGCAAGCACACCGACGACGCCGGCACCCGCCACTACGAAATCTACGGCCCGCTGTTCTTCGGCTCGGTGCAGGCCTTCACCGATAAGTTCGACGTGCAGCAGGACCCCGCGCAGGTGGTCATCGACTTCCGCGAAAGCCGGGTGGCCGATATGTCGGGCATTGATGCGCTGCACAAGCTCACGGAGCGCTACCACCGCCTGGGCAAAACCCTGCACCTGCGCCACCTCAGCCCCGACTGCCGCCAGCTGCTGCGCAACGCCGGCGCCCTCATCGAAGTCAACATCCAGGAAGACCCCGAGTACCGCGTGGTAACGGCCGAGTAGCTACCGCCGCTCCGGCAAAATACGCCCGGCGCTTCGGCAGCCCGGCTTTTGATGGCACCTTTGAAGTCTATTTTCAGCAGCCCGTGATGAACGCCACCGAACAGGAAGAGAAAGAGTACCTGGAAGAAATCAAGGAGAAGCTCACGCTGGCCGTGCGCCGCGTGGACAATGCCGTGAAGCAGTTCTCCACCGAGCTGCGCCAGAAAAAGGAATACATCCACGAAAACCAGTCGGGCATGGACGAGGCCGATATGGTGGCCGCTGACCAGTCCATCAACCGCATGGCCCTCACGGGCGAAGGCGCCGTGGGCCGCAAGCGCCGGCTGCTCAAGCTGGTGCAGTCGCCCTATTTCGGCCGCCTCGATTTCGGTGCCAAGAACCAGCCGGCCGTGCCGGTGTACATTGGGGTGCATTCGTTTTTTGATGAGCAGCAGCGCCAGAACCTGATTTACGACTGGCGCGCGCCCATTTCCTCGCTGTTCTATGATTTCGAGCTGGGCGAGGCCTCGTACGCCACGCCGTCGGGCACGGTGCAGGGCCGCATCGAGCTGAAGCGGCAGTACAAAATCCGGGACGGCCGCCTGGAATTCCTGCTCGACAGCGACGTGAACATCCACGACGACGTGCTGCAGCAGGAGCTGGCCAAGTCCTCCGACGATAAGATGAAGAACATCGTCGCCACGATTCAGCGCGACCAGAACGCGGTAATCCGCAACGAGGAGGCCACGGTGATGGTGATTCAGGGGGTGGCCGGCTCGGGCAAAACCTCCATTGCCCTGCACCGCATTGCGTTTCTGCTGTACCGCTACCGCGAAACCATTGCCGCCAAGGACATCCTCATCATCTCGCCCAACAAGGTGTTTGCCGACTACATTTCCAACGTGCTGCCCGAGCTGGGCGAGGAGCACCTGCCGGAAATGGGCATGGAGGAGCTGGCCGCCGACCTTCTGGAAGGCCGCTACCAGTTCCAGACCTTCTTCGAGCAGGTGACGGCCCTGCTGGAGCACCACAACGCGGCCTTTATTGAGCGGATCCGGTTCAAGTCGTCGTTTGAGTTCCTGAGCCAGCTCAACCAGTACCTGCTCCACATCGAAAACAACTATCTCACCGTGACGGAGCTGCGCGTGGGCCGCACGGTGGTGCCCGCCGCTTTCATTCAGCAGAAGTTCCGAACCTACCACCGGGTGCCGCTGCTGAAGCGCTTTGCGCTGGTGGCCAACGACGTGCGGGCCCACGTGCGCGACGCCGTGGGCCGCAAGCTCACGGGCCAGGAGAAGGGCACCATCGGCGAGGCCCTGCCCCGTATGTTCCGGCTGCACCAGGTGCCGGAGCTTTACCGCGACTTTTACCGCTGGATCGGGCGGCCCGAGCTGCTGAATATGCACCCCAGCCAGCCGCTGGAATACGCCGACGTGTTTGCCCTGATTTACCTGCGCATCCGCCTGGAAGGCCTGCCCGGCTACGACCACGTCAAGCACCTGCTCATCGACGAAATGCAGGACTACACGCCCGTGCAGTACGCGGTACTATCGCGCCTGTTCCACTGCCGCAAAACCATCCTCGGCGACGTGAGCCAGACGGTGAACCCCTACAGCGCGTCGTCGGCCGAAACCATTGAGAGGGTTTTCCCGCAGGCCGATGTGATGCGCCTCTACCGCAGCTACCGCTCCACGCTTGAAATTACGTCCTTCGCCCAGCGCATCACCCCCAACCCGCACATCATCCCGCTGGAGCGGCACGGCCCCGCGCCTGCCGTGCTGCAGTTCGGTAGCCGCGACGAGGAAATGCAGGCCCTCCGGCAGCTTATCACGGACTTTCCTGGCGCCGGCCACCATTCCCTGGGCATCATCTGCAAGACGCTGCGGCAGGCGGAGCAGGCTTTCGAGGCGCTGGAAGCAGCGGGCGTGTATCTGCTCACCGATGAGTCCACGAAGTTCAAGGAAGGCATCATCATCACCACGGCCCACCTGGCCAAGGGGCTGGAGTTTGATGCGGTAGTGGTGCCGTTTGTATCGGCCCGCGTTTACAAAACGGAGGTGGACCGCAGCATGCTGTATGTGGCCTGCACCCGCGCCATGCACCAGCTCACGCTTACCTATTCAGGGGAGCTGACGGGCTTTTTGTCGGCCTGATGCAGCTTTTCGGCGCCTGTTAGCTGCCTCATGGTATCTCACTCAGCTGACGTATTTCCAGGCATTGCCATCGTCTGATTTGGGTGGCCGGGCAGAGCTTCATACTTAGCCTTGCCCGGCTACCCAGAACAGATTTTTTTTGTCTTCGGCCGGTTCGCAATTTTATGTAATTATCCCGCGCCTAAGTGATACTTTTAAAAACTGCTTACTTCTTCCCGCTCTTCTATATGCCCACCATTTCTACTCGCTTTGCTGCTCTCGCTCTGATCAGTGCTTTTCCCATCGGCAGCCGGCCCGCCGCTGCCCAGTCCACGCCGGCCATCACCCACATCGGCACCATTCAGGGCACCGGGCCGGCGGCCACGGCCGGCACCTACACTATTGAGGGCGTCGTGACGGGCGTGTATCCGGGGCTGAGCCCGGGCGGCTTCTACGTGCAGGAAGCCACCGCCGCCACCGACGGTAACCCCGCCACCTCCGACGCCCTCTACGTGGTGCAGCCCGAGGCCAAAGTGAAGATCGGCGACAACGTGCGCATCACAGGCACGGTGCTGGAAAGCGCCGATGCGCCCTCCTACACCCAGGCCGTGCTCACGCAGCCCACCGTGGAAGTGCTCTGGCCCAAAAACCAGCTCCCCGATTTCTCGGTGCTGCCCGCCGGCCAGTATTCCTCGGCCGATCTGGAGCGGTTTGAGGGCATGCGCGTGCAGTTTCCGGTGCCGCTCACGGTGGCCGATGTGTACAGCCTCAAGCAGCGCGGCGAGCTGATTCTGACCACCGGCGGCACGCTCTACCAGCCCACCCAGTTCATCGACCCCAACGACAACCCCGCCACCGGCACCGCCAGCACCGGCACCAGCAACGTGGCCGCCGTCAATGCCTACCAAACCGCCAACCTCGAACGGTCGTTGGTGCTCGACGATGGCACCGCCGCCAAGCCCACCACCATGCCCTTCGTTGATCCGGTGCTGGGCACCGTGCGGGTGGGCAGCACCGTGGCGCGGTTGCGCGGCATCATGGGCTTCAGCTACGGCAAGTGGCGCATCCAGCCTCTGCCCGGCTCCGATGCGCCCTCGTTCAACGTGCGCCGGCCGGCCGTGCCCACCTTCGGCCGCCTCGACCTGAAGATTGCTAGCTACAACGTGCTCAACTACTTCAACGGCGACGGCGCGGGCGGCGGCTTCCCCACTCCCCGCGGCGCCAAAACCGCCGAGGACTTCGCCCGCCAGCGCGCCAAAATCATTGCTGGCTTGGTGGCCATGAACGCCGACATCATCGGGCTGAGTGAGATGGAAAACGACGGTTTCGGGCCCGAGTCGGCGGTGCAGGACCTGGTGAACGGCCTCAACCAGGTGGCCGGCGCCGGCACCTACGCCTTCATCAACGACGGCGGCGCCAGCCAGCAGCCCAACAACACCGACGTTATCCGGTGCGCCATCCTCTACAAGCCAGCCACGGTAGCGCCCATGAAAGCCGCCATGGTGGCCGCCACGCCCGGTGTGTTCGAGCGCCCACCGCTGGCCCAGCTGTTCACCACCCGCCGCACCACCCGCCCCGACACGCTGGTGCTGGTCGTGAACCACTTCAAGTCTAAGAGCAGCGGCAAGGGCGTGGATGCCGACCAGAACGACGGCCAGGGCGGCTCCAACGACCGGCGCCGCACCCAGGCCCGCGAGCTGGTGCAGTTCCTGAACAAGACCGTGAAGCCGGCCGGCGCCCGCCGCGTGATCTGCATCGGCGACTATAACTCCAACTACGAAGAAGACCCGCTCGACATCCTGCGCGCCGCCGGCCTAGTGGTCGTGACGCCGCCCACCAGCGCCTCCTACGTGTTCAAGGGCCTCACTGGCTCCCTCGACCACTGCATCGTAACGCCCAACATGGTGGGGTTCATTGACGTGCACAAATGGAACATCAACTCCGGCGAGCCGAATTCTCTGCAGTATGACGCCGCCGGCCCCGACACCGACACCAAGAGCCCCTTCCGCTCCTCCGACCACGACCCGGTGCTGATTGGCGTGAACTTCAAGGGCCTCGCCCCGACCAGCATCAGCGCCTCGCGCCTCTACATGTACCCCAACCCCGAGGGCGGCGCCCGCGCCTTCGCCCTGCCGGAGCTACCCGCCACCACCGGCCCGATTTCGCTGGAAATGAGCCTGCCGCAGGGCGCTACCATGCTGCGCCTGCAGGGCCCGCAGGCGCTGCTGCAGGCGCAGCTCAACCGCGCCACCGCCCACCTGGCCCCCGGCCTCTACGTACTCCGCATCAAAGGCCAGGGCGTAGACGCCACCCAGCGCGTGATGAAGGAATAAGAAGGTATCTAAGCTGACTCCATAAGCCAACAGCCCGGTGTAGAAACGCAAGATCTTGCGTTTCTACACCGGGCTGATTTTGTTTAAGTTGTACGGTGCAGACCACCACGACCGGCGCCGCGCTACCCTACCAGCTGCTCGAACAGCCGGTCCAGGGTGGCGGCTGGGTCGAGGCAGAGGCCGGGGTGTACGGCGGAGGTTTGCAGCACAGTGCTGCGCGTGGCCGTGAG is from Hymenobacter yonginensis and encodes:
- a CDS encoding HelD family protein, which translates into the protein MNATEQEEKEYLEEIKEKLTLAVRRVDNAVKQFSTELRQKKEYIHENQSGMDEADMVAADQSINRMALTGEGAVGRKRRLLKLVQSPYFGRLDFGAKNQPAVPVYIGVHSFFDEQQRQNLIYDWRAPISSLFYDFELGEASYATPSGTVQGRIELKRQYKIRDGRLEFLLDSDVNIHDDVLQQELAKSSDDKMKNIVATIQRDQNAVIRNEEATVMVIQGVAGSGKTSIALHRIAFLLYRYRETIAAKDILIISPNKVFADYISNVLPELGEEHLPEMGMEELAADLLEGRYQFQTFFEQVTALLEHHNAAFIERIRFKSSFEFLSQLNQYLLHIENNYLTVTELRVGRTVVPAAFIQQKFRTYHRVPLLKRFALVANDVRAHVRDAVGRKLTGQEKGTIGEALPRMFRLHQVPELYRDFYRWIGRPELLNMHPSQPLEYADVFALIYLRIRLEGLPGYDHVKHLLIDEMQDYTPVQYAVLSRLFHCRKTILGDVSQTVNPYSASSAETIERVFPQADVMRLYRSYRSTLEITSFAQRITPNPHIIPLERHGPAPAVLQFGSRDEEMQALRQLITDFPGAGHHSLGIICKTLRQAEQAFEALEAAGVYLLTDESTKFKEGIIITTAHLAKGLEFDAVVVPFVSARVYKTEVDRSMLYVACTRAMHQLTLTYSGELTGFLSA
- a CDS encoding ExeM/NucH family extracellular endonuclease, whose translation is MPTISTRFAALALISAFPIGSRPAAAQSTPAITHIGTIQGTGPAATAGTYTIEGVVTGVYPGLSPGGFYVQEATAATDGNPATSDALYVVQPEAKVKIGDNVRITGTVLESADAPSYTQAVLTQPTVEVLWPKNQLPDFSVLPAGQYSSADLERFEGMRVQFPVPLTVADVYSLKQRGELILTTGGTLYQPTQFIDPNDNPATGTASTGTSNVAAVNAYQTANLERSLVLDDGTAAKPTTMPFVDPVLGTVRVGSTVARLRGIMGFSYGKWRIQPLPGSDAPSFNVRRPAVPTFGRLDLKIASYNVLNYFNGDGAGGGFPTPRGAKTAEDFARQRAKIIAGLVAMNADIIGLSEMENDGFGPESAVQDLVNGLNQVAGAGTYAFINDGGASQQPNNTDVIRCAILYKPATVAPMKAAMVAATPGVFERPPLAQLFTTRRTTRPDTLVLVVNHFKSKSSGKGVDADQNDGQGGSNDRRRTQARELVQFLNKTVKPAGARRVICIGDYNSNYEEDPLDILRAAGLVVVTPPTSASYVFKGLTGSLDHCIVTPNMVGFIDVHKWNINSGEPNSLQYDAAGPDTDTKSPFRSSDHDPVLIGVNFKGLAPTSISASRLYMYPNPEGGARAFALPELPATTGPISLEMSLPQGATMLRLQGPQALLQAQLNRATAHLAPGLYVLRIKGQGVDATQRVMKE